A region from the Mycolicibacterium litorale genome encodes:
- a CDS encoding virulence factor Mce family protein, whose protein sequence is MSTIFNVRNLKMPTLSRASVIVGALIVVVALVAAFAGWQLYKKLTTNTVVAYFTDTLALYPGDKVQIMGVRVGTIDKIEPAGDKMKVTFSYESKYKVPANATASILNPSLVASRTIQLAPPFTGGPVMEDGAVIPLDRTQVPVEYDELRDSLDRILTDLGPTPDQPKGPFGDVIESFADGLSGKGKQINTTLNSLSEALTTLNEGRGDFFSVVKSLALFVNALYRSDQQFVALNDDLAQFTNSFTNTDRELATALQDLNDLLTTTRGFLDENSEVLTHDINNLAEVTNAILQPEPLDGLETGLHVFPNLGANIINISSPVNGGIVGLPVVTNFANPMQFICSAIQAGSRLGYQESAELCAQYLAPILDAIKFNFPPFGLNQISTAMTLPKMIAYSEDRLRPPPGYKDTTVPGIFSRDTLFSHGNHEPGWVVAPGMQGVDVQPFTANMLTPQSLSALLGGPDAPIPNAPPAFGTTRDGNLPGPPNAFDERNPLPPPWYPQPGPPPAPAPGVVPGDPGGSPLSGPAPAPAPAAPAPAPAGPPLPAEAGAP, encoded by the coding sequence ATGTCAACGATCTTCAACGTCCGCAACCTGAAGATGCCGACGCTGTCGCGCGCTTCGGTGATCGTCGGTGCGCTGATCGTGGTCGTGGCGCTGGTGGCCGCGTTCGCGGGCTGGCAGCTCTACAAGAAGCTGACCACCAACACCGTGGTCGCGTACTTCACCGACACCCTCGCGCTGTATCCCGGCGACAAGGTGCAGATCATGGGTGTGCGCGTCGGCACGATCGACAAGATCGAGCCGGCGGGCGACAAGATGAAGGTGACCTTCAGCTACGAGTCGAAGTACAAGGTGCCCGCGAACGCCACCGCGTCGATCCTCAACCCGAGCCTCGTCGCGTCGCGCACCATCCAGCTGGCCCCGCCCTTCACCGGCGGCCCGGTCATGGAGGACGGCGCCGTCATCCCGCTCGACCGCACTCAGGTCCCGGTGGAGTACGACGAGCTGCGCGATTCGCTCGACCGGATCCTGACCGACCTCGGCCCGACGCCGGATCAGCCCAAGGGGCCGTTCGGTGACGTGATCGAATCGTTCGCCGACGGCCTGTCCGGTAAGGGCAAGCAGATCAACACCACGCTCAACAGCCTGTCGGAGGCGCTGACCACCCTCAACGAGGGCCGCGGCGATTTCTTCAGCGTGGTCAAGAGCCTGGCGCTGTTCGTCAACGCGCTCTACCGCAGCGATCAGCAGTTCGTCGCGCTCAACGACGACCTGGCCCAGTTCACGAACTCGTTCACCAACACCGACCGCGAGCTGGCGACCGCGCTGCAGGATCTCAACGATCTGCTGACCACCACCCGTGGCTTCCTCGACGAGAACAGCGAGGTGCTGACCCACGACATCAACAACCTCGCCGAGGTGACGAACGCGATCCTGCAGCCCGAGCCGCTCGACGGCCTGGAGACCGGTCTGCACGTGTTCCCGAACCTGGGCGCCAACATCATCAACATCAGCTCGCCGGTCAACGGCGGCATCGTGGGTCTGCCGGTCGTCACCAACTTCGCCAACCCGATGCAGTTCATCTGCAGTGCGATCCAGGCCGGCAGCCGGCTGGGGTACCAGGAGTCGGCGGAGCTGTGCGCGCAGTACCTGGCGCCGATCCTCGATGCGATCAAGTTCAACTTCCCGCCGTTCGGGTTGAACCAGATCAGCACCGCGATGACGCTGCCGAAGATGATCGCCTACTCCGAGGACCGGCTGCGGCCGCCGCCGGGGTACAAGGACACCACCGTGCCTGGCATCTTCTCCCGCGACACGTTGTTCTCCCACGGCAACCACGAGCCGGGCTGGGTCGTCGCACCCGGTATGCAGGGTGTCGACGTGCAGCCGTTCACCGCGAACATGCTGACACCGCAGTCGCTTTCGGCGTTGCTCGGTGGACCCGACGCTCCGATCCCGAACGCCCCGCCCGCCTTCGGCACCACCCGCGACGGGAACCTGCCCGGCCCGCCGAACGCCTTCGACGAACGCAATCCGCTACCGCCGCCGTGGTATCCGCAGCCCGGCCCGCCGCCTGCGCCCGCACCGGGTGTGGTTCCGGGTGACCCGGGTGGATCCCCGCTGTCGGGTCCGGCGCCCGCGCCCGCGCCCGCCGCGCCGGCACCCGCACCGGCAGGCCCGCCGTTGCCCGCTGAAGCAGGAGCCCCGTGA